The Linepithema humile isolate Giens D197 chromosome 2, Lhum_UNIL_v1.0, whole genome shotgun sequence genome has a segment encoding these proteins:
- the LOC105667734 gene encoding cuticle protein 65, whose protein sequence is MKVDSLYKGWFSRSAPTETDLFYSRANITPKLTFNMKALICLMLIAAAFAAEEKTVKKRGLYGLGDYGGLNDLSGLGGLGGLSGWGGGHGHGIAVAIQQKTVAVPVAVPHPVPVDRPVPVKVAVPVPHPVPVAVPVPQPYPVIQTKTITVPVEKPVPVAVPVKVPVPVPAPYPVKVAVPHPVPVHVSHPVPVPVPQPVYIKEAVPVLIKSGHGYGHY, encoded by the exons ATGAAAGTCGATTCCCTATATAAAGGGTGGTTTTCCAGATCGGCACCGACAGAAACCGATCTATTTTACTCACGCGCGAATATCACGCCAAAGTTAACATTCAACATGAAGGCTCTG ATCTGCCTGATGTTAATCGCTGCGGCGTTCGCCGCTGAAGAGAAGACAGTTAAGAAGCGTGGCCTGTACGGCCTGGGAGACTACGGCGGACTTAATGATTTAAGTGGATTAGGTGGATTAGGTGGATTAAGTGGATGGGGCGGTGGCCATGGCCATGGCATCGCTGTCGCCATTCAGCAGAAGACCGTCGCCGTTCCCGTCGCAGTTCCACATCCAGTTCCCGTTGATCGTCCTGTACCTGTCAAG GTTGCAGTCCCCGTCCCACACCCAGTTCCAGTCGCTGTTCCGGTGCCACAGCCCTACCCAGTGATCCAGACCAAGACGATCACGGTTCCTGTAGAGAAACCCGTGCCAGTCGCGGTTCCGGTTAAGGTGCCAGTACCAGTGCCTGCTCCGTACCCCGTCAAG GTTGCGGTCCCTCATCCAGTCCCAGTTCATGTCTCACATCCAGTTCCAGTCCCGGTTCCGCAACCCGTCTACATTAAAGAAGCGGTTCCCGTCCTCATTAAGAGCGGCCACGGTTACGGCCACTACTAG